GTTGATAGGGGCAACAAAGCAGGATTTTTGGAAAGCCGCTACGCTTTGTAATATCCTTTTTATGGGAGGAATCGCATTTGGACGAATGGTGAGTACCGTTTTTGACGGGATATTATCCTTGTTTACCCCAGCTTTGATATTAGAGCTTTTGTTTTTTGCTTGGGGATTGTACAATCTAAAAAAGTACAATTGATATTATTTGGCTCAAAATAAAACCTTACGTAATTTATCGTCGTAAATAGAATAAACCTAAACACAGAAATCATGAAGAGACTTGGCGCATTATTTTCCTTAGTTGCAATAGCCCATATTTCCATGTCGCACGAATTGTTCCTAAAAACGGACTCACATTTTTTACAGCCAAACGCGGCCTCCCAGCTTTATCTGTTCAACGGTACTTTCGATACCAGTGAAAATGAAATCACTCGGGATCGTATCGTGAATGCCAAAATTGTAGGGCCTAATTTTCTTTTTGAACCTAGCGAAAAACATTACACGGATAAGGATAAGGTTACTTATTTAAACATAAATACCGGGGGTACTGGTACGTACGTTGCCGGAATCTCCACACTTCCCAGAGTACTTGAAATGGATGCAAAGGCGTTTAACGAATATTTAGATCATGAAGGTTTAGAAACCACAATTGCGGACAGAAAAGCAATGAAACTAATGGATAAAGGTGCAAAAGAAAGATATTCTAAACACGTGAAGGCACTATTACAAGTAGGAGACGTAAGGTCAATAGATTTTATGAAGCCTTTAAATTATCCAATAGAATTCGTGCCTTTGAACAATCCATATGAAATTAAATTAGGGGATGCAGTTGCTTTTAAATTACTCCGTGATGGAAAGCCCTTGGCCAATCACATTGTACATTACAGTACTAGTATGCCAGGACAGGATGCACATGACAGTGAAAATTCTACGCAAACCAATGAAAATGGGTTCTTAAGCATTAGGCCAACGGCGAAAGGGAAATGGTATATAGCGACAATACATATGGAAAAAAAATCTGGCGACACGGTAGACTATGAATCTAATTGGGCTACATTAACATTTGAAATTAAATAATCGTTAGCCTTT
This sequence is a window from Maribacter aestuarii. Protein-coding genes within it:
- a CDS encoding DUF4345 domain-containing protein, with the translated sequence MSKNLHLLLSGFIVILAGLVYGGYPSYLMPLIFDFEANALELKNILRAVMGIYIGIGVFWLIGATKQDFWKAATLCNILFMGGIAFGRMVSTVFDGILSLFTPALILELLFFAWGLYNLKKYN
- a CDS encoding DUF4198 domain-containing protein — encoded protein: MKRLGALFSLVAIAHISMSHELFLKTDSHFLQPNAASQLYLFNGTFDTSENEITRDRIVNAKIVGPNFLFEPSEKHYTDKDKVTYLNINTGGTGTYVAGISTLPRVLEMDAKAFNEYLDHEGLETTIADRKAMKLMDKGAKERYSKHVKALLQVGDVRSIDFMKPLNYPIEFVPLNNPYEIKLGDAVAFKLLRDGKPLANHIVHYSTSMPGQDAHDSENSTQTNENGFLSIRPTAKGKWYIATIHMEKKSGDTVDYESNWATLTFEIK